In Zingiber officinale cultivar Zhangliang chromosome 1A, Zo_v1.1, whole genome shotgun sequence, a genomic segment contains:
- the LOC122008663 gene encoding uncharacterized protein LOC122008663 isoform X2 → MSSLGFLVLLLMISAERPQAIRLLSKTWTILPSLHYQVNKRYSLFKEESGTQGVIRYGFPCGHCSGRKNRQLMATLDKGTSKNSVEKREQNPDEEKKSDFARNQKEIHPVPERHTYLDDNQQTVGMDYSPAQKKPPIHN, encoded by the exons ATGTCTTCTCTAGGTTTTCTTGTTTTGCTCCTCATGATCTCAGCTGAGAGACCTCAAG CGATTAGATTACTATCCAAAACGTGGACGATATTGCCTTCCTTACATTACCAAGTCAAT AAGAGATATAGCTTGTTTAAAGAAGAAAGTGGTACACAAGGAGTTATTCGATATGGATTTCCTTGTGGCCATTGTTCAG GAAGAAAGAATAGGCAACTCATGGCCACCTTAGATAAGGGGACTAGCAAGAACTCAGTCGAGAAAAGGGAACAAAACcctgatgaggagaagaagagtgaCTTTGCTAGGAATCAAAAGGAGATTCACCCTGTACCGGAGAGACATACTTACCTTGACGACAACCAACAGACAGTAGGAATGGATTATTCTCCTGCCCAGAAGAAGCCACCGATCCACAATTGA
- the LOC122008663 gene encoding uncharacterized protein LOC122008663 isoform X1, translated as MSSLGFLVLLLMISAERPQAIRLLSKTWTILPSLHYQVNQKRYSLFKEESGTQGVIRYGFPCGHCSGRKNRQLMATLDKGTSKNSVEKREQNPDEEKKSDFARNQKEIHPVPERHTYLDDNQQTVGMDYSPAQKKPPIHN; from the exons ATGTCTTCTCTAGGTTTTCTTGTTTTGCTCCTCATGATCTCAGCTGAGAGACCTCAAG CGATTAGATTACTATCCAAAACGTGGACGATATTGCCTTCCTTACATTACCAAGTCAAT CAGAAGAGATATAGCTTGTTTAAAGAAGAAAGTGGTACACAAGGAGTTATTCGATATGGATTTCCTTGTGGCCATTGTTCAG GAAGAAAGAATAGGCAACTCATGGCCACCTTAGATAAGGGGACTAGCAAGAACTCAGTCGAGAAAAGGGAACAAAACcctgatgaggagaagaagagtgaCTTTGCTAGGAATCAAAAGGAGATTCACCCTGTACCGGAGAGACATACTTACCTTGACGACAACCAACAGACAGTAGGAATGGATTATTCTCCTGCCCAGAAGAAGCCACCGATCCACAATTGA